In the genome of Leishmania braziliensis MHOM/BR/75/M2904 contig, possible fusion of chromosomes 20 and 34, one region contains:
- a CDS encoding protein serine/threonine phosphatase, putativee, which yields MNLDAWEEKVRHVQPLEMKEMQLLLRTAVNLLIEESNVQGVHLPVTICGDIHGQFLDLLRLFEVAGEIRRESSSMNYIFLGDLVDRGRNSVEVLTFLLILKLKYPHKITLIRGNHETRQVTTMYGFYDECAAKYGTVEIWKLCTEVFDCMPIAALIEGKSLCIHGGLSPEIRAIDQIRLLNRRQEIPNEGPFSDLVWSDPENVDGWVVSQRGAGFLFGASVTQEFIHRNRLNLIARAHQLVHEGFKYHFDEDYLCTVWSAPNYCYRCGNLASVLRIYEDHSREFVVFKEVEAQITISDEPKGKGPGYFL from the coding sequence ATGAACCTAGATGCgtgggaggagaaggtgcgtCATGTGCAGCCTCTCGAGATGAAGGAAATGCAACTGCTCCTTCGCACAGCCGTAAATCTTCTCATCGAGGAGAGCAACGTGCAAGGGGTGCACCTCCCTGTCACCATCTGCGGTGACATTCACGGTCAGTTTCTCGACCTTCTTCGACTCTTCGAGGTGGCTGGGGAGATTCGTCGTGAGTCTAGCAGCATGAACTACATCTTCCTCGGCGACCTTGTCGATCGGGGGCGCAACAGTGTCGAGGTACTTACCTTTCTCTTGATTCTGAAGCTCAAGTATCCGCACAAGATCACCCTCATCCGCGGCAACCACGAGACCCGGCAAGTCACCACCATGTACGGCTTCTACGACGAGTGCGCTGCAAAGTACGGTACGGTGGAGATTTGGAAGTTGTGCACGGAGGTGTTCGACTGTATGCCGATTGCCGCACTCATCGAGGGCAAAAGTCTTTGTATTCACGGCGGCCTCTCTCCTGAAATCCGCGCGATTGATCAAATTCGGCTGCTGAATCGGCGGCAAGAGATTCCAAACGAGGGACCCTTCTCAGATCTCGTCTGGTCGGATCCAGAGAACGTCGACGGCTGGGTTGtgtcgcagcgcggcgccggCTTTCTTTTTGGCGCCTCCGTCACGCAAGAGTTTATTCACCGCAACCGGCTCAACCTCATTGCCCGTGCGCATCAGCTCGTCCACGAAGGGTTCAAGTACCACTTCGACGAGGACTACCTCTGCACCGTGTGGTCAGCGCCAAACTACTGCTACCGCTGCGGCAATCTCGCCAGTGTCTTGCGCATCTACGAGGATCACTCGCGCGAGTTTGTCGTCTTTAAGGAAGTGGAGGCACAGATCACGATCTCCGACGAGCcaaaggggaaggggccCGGTTACTTTCTGTAG